The following coding sequences lie in one Vicia villosa cultivar HV-30 ecotype Madison, WI unplaced genomic scaffold, Vvil1.0 ctg.001822F_1_1, whole genome shotgun sequence genomic window:
- the LOC131636747 gene encoding uncharacterized protein LOC131636747: protein MLSANWKRFLHMVNSCLLVPAAEDGFEWMPSHEGVFSVASVAVLLEEYKEPAWGTVIIRRLSTMWKSLVPQKIKIFAWRLLISRLPLKDLLLLRGLVANNIDPKCPFCDNIEESLEHLFFFCHISKNIWEKVLQWVGFSSGLLREAFLGLDDIQSKVSKSSNRDKVNIIWLATTWSLWLMRNDIVFNNETFSFEKVFNRIVFLSWRWSECSILFPRTSFYDWYKLPI, encoded by the coding sequence ATGCTATCGGCAAATTGGAAGAGGTTTTTGCATATGGTGAACTCGTGTTTGCTGGTTCCTGCTGCTGAGGATGGTTTCGAGTGGATGCCAAGCCATGAAGGTGTGTTTTCAGTAGCAAGTGTGGCTGTTttacttgaggagtataaggagccaGCTTGGGGTACTGTTATTATTAGGAGACTGAGCACAATGTGGAAATCGTTGGTTccgcaaaaaataaaaatttttgcTTGGAGGTTGTTGATTTCTAGGCTGCCCTTGAAAGATTTGTTGCTGCTTAGAGGTTTGGTAGCGAACAACATAGATCCTAAATGCCCATTTTGTGATAACATTGAGGAATCCTTGGAACACTTGTTCTTCTTCTGCCATATTTCAAAGAACATATGGGAAAAGGTTCTTCAGTGGGTTGGTTTTAGCTCAGGCCTTTTAAGGGAGGCGTTTTTGGGTCTTGATGATATTCAATCCAAGGTGTCAAAATCAAGTAACCGGGATAAAGTTAATATTATTTGGTTGGCGACTACTTGGAGTTTATGGCTTATGAGGAATGACATTGTTTTCAACAATGAAACTTTTAGTTTTGAGAAGGTGTTTAACAGAATTGTGTTCCTGTCGTGGCGGTGGTCGGAGTGTAGTATTTTGTTTCCTAGAACTAGTTTCTACGATTGGTATAAGTTACCAATTTAG